The nucleotide window tctagaGTACCTTTCAGGCTGATTATAATTTATGGAAAATGTATATAAACCACACTGATGGCATAAATGTCTATCATATAACAATGAAacctttattttcagtttaaaagatttttaagttactagcttaaattattttcttaatgaatcTTCCTATATAGTTTTCAGAAGCATTAACACTTAAAACGCAATGCTCAATAGAGACTTAATTTTATAACATGAGACAGTATAGAGATACTACATTTCAgaaaaatttcatgaacagattACAATGCATAGAAAATGCTACTGATTGATTGTCTACAAAATGCTTGGTCTTTTGTTCTAAGACTAAATATTTAGACTCAAATTAATTTCTACTTGCAAAATGTAGATTTGACTAGAATACAGTAATACCAACTCATTACTCCAAAAATCAATTAGGAGAAAAACTCAAGTCTTCATCTATTGACAGTTTCCTTGCTAGGAAGCTtttaacttttaaacattttctactTATCTGCAACTTAATATCCTAAAAGCAAAAATTCTAAAGGTAAAAACCACTAAAGGATTATAttttgacctttgtcagcaatatATCTTTAATATACCTTCTCtacttttactttgtattttgtaGACAATCACAATAGGAATAATCCTACCCAATGACTTCAATTCAGTAACAAAATAACTGTATCctattaaaaactgaaattaaaaaaaaattaccttttccTGAAATTACTTCTTTTTCTACTCGCCACCTAAATCCAAactgatcaggaaaaaaaaaatacatgtatgccAGGGTAAACTTAAACATTATTTAAACCATATTCAAATCTTAACATGGAGCCAACAACTGACAATATGATACTTATCTAAAAAGTAAACCTAATTCCCATAACaatagttttttctttccttataggATTCCCAGTACTTAAAAATACATCTGAATAATTACCAACCTGTTAAGAAACAATCTTCTTTTAAACTTCCTGTTTAAAAGTTATAGGTGCCAGGCACAAGGTATGTAAACGAATAAAAAATAGATACTGTTCTGTAACActgataggaaaaaaagaagtacagTACAATAAAGAAACAGTATACTAGAATATAAGAGAGTACAGTCTTTGGAGTCAGATTGTTTGGGTTTATGTCTTAGTTCTACCacttgggattcccttgtggctcagagggtaaagagtctgcccacaatgcaggagacctgggtttgatccctgggtcaggaagatcccaaggagaagaaaatggcagcccacttcagtattcttgcctggaaaatcccatggctggagaagcctggcgggctacaggccatagtgtcacaaagaattggacatgactaagtgacttcattttcttttctttctttctttctatcacTTGGACTCGATTTGACTGTTTGGAGCAGCCTGAAGGGCCTGGAGTGTGATCCAGACCAAAACTGGGGGTGTACACGTAAAAGAGCATGGTTCTGCCATGAGTAcatgaagggacttccctagtggtccagaggttaagaattcaccttccagtagaggggacatgggcttgatccctgggctgggaagattccacatgccacagggcaacttaggcctgtgcatcacaactgctGAACCTGTGTACcaaagcccatgagctgcaactgctgagctcatgcccagctcctgaagcccatgtaccctagagcccgtgctgtgCAACAAGACAGGTCACTGCAATTAAGAAACCCATGCACTCCAACCAGAAAAGCCACTGTAATGaggagcctgggcaccacaactagagaaagcctgtgtgtagcAACAAAAGACCCATCAGAATCAcgattaaaatgaataaattaaaaacgCCTGCAgcgtaattttaaaaaatgtttacatggagactaaacaacatgctactaaaaacCAATGGATcaacaatgaaattaaagaagaaatttaaaaaaaatcaagattgacAACAATGCAAATATAACCATACAAAATCTATGGGctgcaacaaaagcagttcttaGAGGGAAGCTCACAGTGATACAGGCTGTCCTCAGAAACAAGGGAAATGCccgtttctgtttctgttttttttattttcttcctaaagtcatatgggaaattctgaaagagatgggaatactagaccacctgacctgcctcttgagaaacctgtatgcaagtcaagaagcaacagttagaactggacatggaacaacagactggttccaaataggaaaaggagtatgtcagggctgtacattgtcaccctgcttatttaacttctatgcagagtacatcatgagaaacgctgggctggaagaagcacaagctggaatcaaaattgctgggatatatatcaataacctcagatatgcagatgacaccacccttatggcagaaagtgaagaggaactaaaaagcctcttgatgaaagtgaaagaggagagtgaaaaagttggcttaaagctcaacattcagaaaacgaagatctggcatctggtcccatcacttcatgggaaataggtggggaaacagtggaaacagtgtcagactttatttttgggggctccaaaatcactgcagatggtgattgcagccatgaaattaaaagatgcttactccttggaagaaaagttatgagcaacctagatagcatattcaaaagcagagacattactttgccaacaaaggtccttctagtcaaggctatggtttttcctgtggtcatgtatggatgtgagagttggactgtgaaaaaagctgagtgccgaagaattgatgcttttgaactgtggtgttggagaagactcttgagagtcccttggactgcaaggagatccaaccagtccattctgaaggagatcagccctgggatttttttggaaggaatgatgctaaagctgaagctccagtactttggccacctcatgcgaagagttgacttattggaagactctgatgctgggagggattaggggcaggaggagaaggggacaacagaggatgagatggctggatggcatcaccaacttgatggacatgagtgtgagtgaactccaggagttggtgatggatagggaggcctggcgtgcagggattcatggggttgcaaagagttggacatgactgagtgactgaactgaactgaaagttagcagaaggaaggaaataataaagatcagagaggaaataaaattagagattaaaaaacaccagaaaaatcaggaaaaccaagagctggtttttgaaaggataaacaataTCAACAAACCTCTGgccaggctcaccaagaagaaaacagaggacccaaataaataaaataagaaatgaaaaaggagaaataataactgatagcatagaaataaagaaaaatcaagtaAGCTATAATGAACCACTATATACAAACAAAATGGActacctagaagaaatggacaagtttctaGAAATAGACTGCAAAAACTGAATTAAGAAACCGGCCAATCACTACAAGTGAAATataatctgtaattttaaaaactctttgcaAACGAAAGTCCAGGACTGGATGGATTCTTTGGGGAATTTCACCAAACATACGGAGAAGAACttacacctatccttctcaaactcttccaaaagactAAAGAGGCGGGAATGCTCCTAAAGCCAtcctatgaagccaccatcaccctgacacTAACACCAGACGAAGAcattaacaaaaaggaaaattacaggagAGTATCTTTGaggaacatttatatatatagatgCCAAATTCCTCAACCAAGTATTAGCAGACTGAATCCAACTACACATAAAAAGGACCACACACCATAATCAAGTTGGATTCATTTCAGGGTCACAAGGACAGTTCAACATATGTGAATCGATCAAGCTGATAcatcaacaaaaaagacaaaaaccacaagatcatctcaacagatgcaaaaAAAGTATCTGATACAGTTTAACATCAATTCATGACAAAAACTCACCAAAGTGAGTATAGTGCGAAGATACATCAACATAATTAAAGTCAtctgtgacaaacccacagccaatataatactaaatggtgaaaagctgaaagctttcttGCTAAAgctggaacaagacaaggatgtacacactcatcacttctattcaacacagaACTGTAACtcctagtcacagcaatcagacaaggaaaagaaataaaacgtaTCCAAATCAgaagggaagaggtaaaactGTCGCTctatgcagataacatgatactctATACAGAAAACCCTAGACTAtacaaaaactattaaaactgataaatgaattcaaCAAGGCAGCTTGGATATAAGATTAACATACATAAATCTGCTGTATTTCTTCATCGTAACAATGAAATAACAGAAAGTAAAAGACAATTTCACTTAAAATCACATCCAAAACCAAACTGTGAATAAACAATCAAGAAAGTGAACAGATttatatgctgagaactatagattaacaaaaaaaatagaagatgattcaataaaaatggaaaaatataccccacttttggattggaagaattaatatagataaaatggccatactactcaaagcaacaTACAgattaatgcaatccctatcaaattactcacaacatttttcacagaactagaacaaataatcctaaaacttATATAGAATCACAAAAGACTCAGAATTGCCAAACCAATCCTGAGAaaagaaacccacacacctatggtcaattaatctttgacaaaggaggcaagaatatacaatggagaaaaggcagtctcttTAGCAAAaagtattgggaaaactggatagctccATGTAAATCAATGAGGGTAGAACAGTCCTCCttcataccacacacaaaaaacaaattcaaaatggcttaaagacttaaatatagaCGATATACcaaaaaaattcctagaagagaacataggcaaaacattctttgaAGTAAATTGTAACAAACTTTTCTTAGGTTAGTttcacaaggaaaaagaaaaacaaaaataaacaaacaagacataattaaagttaaaaattttacaaagcaAAGGAatccataaacaaaatgagaagacaatctacagaataggagaaaatatttgtaataatgAGACCAACAAGAgcttaatttctaaaacatacaaacagctcatatagctcagtaacaaaaactaaaaaacccaatcaaaaaatgggcagaagacctaaacagacacttctccaaagacaatatacagatggccagcaggcacatgaaaagatgctcaacatcactgatcattagacaaatgcaaatcaaaactacgatTAGTTATCACTTCACATCAGTCAGgaaggctatcatcaaaaaatgtacaaattataaatgctggagaggctgtggagaaaggggaactctccttcactgttggtaggaatgccaattggtgcagtcactgtggaaaaactatggaagttccttaaaaatctaaaaattgagcatgatccagcaatctcactcttggggattatccagaaaaaaacaaaaactctaattcaaaaagatacatgcatcccaatgttcatagcagcattatttacaacagctaagacacagaaacaacctaagcgTCGACAGTTGAgtagataaaaaagatgtggtgcgtacacacgtacacacacacacacacacacacacacacacacacacacacggaatggAACACTAGTCAgccattaacagaatgaaggaatgtcatttgcagcagaGATGGATATTATCCAACTATTAAactagatattatcatactaagtaaaatagACAAATGTATCATTTggatatgaaatataaaaaatagtacacatgaatttatttacaatacagaaacagactcatatagaagaacaaatttatggttaccaaggggaatgTGGGGAAGGGATAGATTAGTAGTATAAACTTATAGATACACACcatcatacataaaatagataaacaacaaagatttattgtatagcacaggcaactatattcaatatattataaTAAGCTATCACACAAAAGAAttgagataatatatatatataaccaagtCAATTTGCTATATATCAGAAATACAATACTGtagatcaactgtacttcaatttttaaaaaattactttaatattaactaaaataaaatataaagcaggAAGGACAAATTGTCATTACTGACAATGATGAGAGCTAGTTTTACTAGAATAGACAAAGACATTAATATAAAAGAATATGTGCTTCTGCTGCTTTATAAATGGTGAtcagtttgaaaaataaagcCTACCAATTTCAAACATCATTTGTGAAACAAGACAATTCTGTGCACTGTCAAATCATTCATTATAATCACTAAGGGCTCTGGATTAGAGTCAGGATAAAACAAGATCCAGTAGCCACTTGTGTTTAATTTTAGACTTTTCATGTTTCAGCTCACACAGAGGCACCCTTGACTTAAAGGCCCTTTGTAAATTCCATAGGTATAGAGGTTAAATGGTCCAACTGGTATTTCAAAGATGCAGAACCACCTAGACTTGAATTAgcatcttaaaataataatatggggcataacagtatattaaaaagtaatacaGTATATGAATAAAAACCTATAAATACATGGAAGGCATACCTTATTTTCTTTGTATCTGCTGAGATCTGCTATGCAGTATTCCTTGAATAATTTATCATAGTATTTCTTTGCAAGTCTCTTCTCCctagattcattaaaaaaatataaattttatatatttagaaattcaACCCCTGTTCACTACTTGGAAGCAATGTCAAAAAAGGCATATGATATAAACATTGTCTTGGAAGAGGTCTATTATTTACATGTGCATAGAATATCTGAATATTAACTATTAGTAGTGGGCACTAGGGAGGGAAATTGGAAGGCTGATAGTCAAAGATGAGAAGGAGACTTAATCTTTACTTTTTATCCTCTGtaatgtttgaatttttaaaaccatttttggATTTTACAGtttcccaaaatatttttaaaattttaaaagaagcataTTACAACAAATAATACTGTAAACATGttataaactgttttttaaagacaaagtCAAGCAATGAGAAGTTAAAATTGTTAACAATTACCCAAAAGAATCAAACCAAACTCAATAATTGGAAGCATGGTTCTATGTTCTCAATTCAGAACTGTTCCATTCAGGGGCCAAATGTTTTGCAGGTGGACCAAGTAAGAAAACACTCAGGGAGCAGGAGAGACAGGACTGTAGCATTTGATCTATTATGTCTCACGTGGCTACAATtaccaattcatgtccatttcatCCTCCTCATTCCATAGGAATCTATGATTTTCTCGTATAACATCCATGTCTGTCTTATCATTTTCCCTGAAAAACCAATTTCAATGGGAACACAAAATTAGTCAAATTTAAGTTAAACAGTTGTGTAAGGATTTGGGCATCTGAGTAAAAATAAGATACATAGTTTTATATgaagcatatatatgtacatatttatttaaagtatttcaGTATTTTCAAAAGGCAGCTATAAAAAATGTGCTGCTACACAAACAACTTGAATGCATAAGGGATCCACCCATTTCGAGTGCTGGTTCAATTATACAAAGGGTGGTAAATTTCCAAAGCTAGAATGAGAAATCTGATAAACACTAAATggacaaggaaaataaatgaaaatttaagtttCAAAATCTGAAATCAGTCAGCAACACCATCCTATTgagatctaatttttaaaatatatgaagaacttttCCACACCTCATTTTACTACAGCTTCTTAGGAAGACTGAGTAAAGAAGGAAGAGATCTAAAGATGGTTTTTTAAGATGACAGCAGTTTAGGGGTAGAAAAAGGGATTGTTGGAGAACATAGCCTAAATTGAGAGAAAAGTTTGGAATAGATGAGCTGGTATGGAGTTTTTTAGGGCTTTACCaactcagaaaaatattaaaccaAGAGAGTAAAATCCACACAAAACTAAGAGGCTCTGATAGAAGAGCCTCAGATATAAGAAGAAATTTCATGTGTAGGAAATATTAGTGAGGTCTCTTGTTTGCCTTACCTTTTAAAAAGCAATCCAAACCTGAGGTTTAAGAAGTTCATTTCAAAAATTCTTGTGGAAAACAAAAACCACTGAAAATCAGGCACAGGAGTATTCCTCACATATGCTGTTATTGCCCTATCAGATCTGGTTCAGCAGGCCAGATCTGGCCCAAGGCCTGTTGCCAGAGAAATTAGTTCTCAATGAGCTGGTTGGTTAGAAGCTATGGATGGCCTCTCCACTGACGATGTAACAACAAAACCgaaatggaaggcaggagaaaatgagaagacaCAGTAGCTGTGAGTCTTCACACCCATTTCTCATTGTAAAATACACTTCATGACACTTACCCCAATCGTCTGAAGTCTTCTTTTTTGCCaccataatataaaatatagtcATTTACAAACTTTGTATGCCTTTGatactgaaatgcaaaaaattaAGGATTTTATTTGCTCAAGAGTAGTTCTGCGTCAATGACGTATCAGTGAGTAGGGGGAAAAGCATAATGAGTccacttagttttttttaaatatgcaaatactatagatggttataaataaaaaatctaaaaGGGTAAATATTAAACTGCTAAGAGTGAACACTAGAGtagagggactttcactttctatcaaATAATCTTTATATTGCTTTGAACGTTTTCAGGCAATAACTGGGGAGAAAGAcagtttcctattctattgttgaACTGCATACGGTGTCACACCACCATTCATTTTAATCatcatgatataaaaataaattatagtttcTAAAGTTAAAGGCAAGGAGTAGAATTTAACTTCCattattgtaaaatataatttagcTATTTTGGTAACAATAAAGACTCCAAAATAGAAgatataacttttatatattaattCCTGAGGCTTTCCaaaagaatataagaaattaGATGTTATTTTTTATGCTCTCTTTTAATATCCAATAAGCTACACTCATGTTTATTTTCAAGGCAATATAACAAGATGTATGAGCATTTTACTTCTTGTTTAAAAAAGCTCAATGGTATTCTCTCTAGAGCTGAACACACACATGACAGAACTGACATAATACTGTCTGTGACGACATCCTATTATGtttgcttccctagtagctcagcagtaaagaatccacctgtattgcagaggacgtgggttccatcctggatcagaaagatcctctggagaaggaaatggcaactcattccagtattcttgtctgggaaattccatggacagagggtcctggcaggctacagtccatggggtcacaaaagaatagggtgagtgagtgactgagtgactaacattttcactttcacaccctACTATACTAAAGATAAACAGTGATTTAATTGATCACAATGTATACTAATAGAATAGCAAATCAAAACATAATTCCAAAATGGGCAACAAAGCAATTAACATTtccgaaaagaaaaaaagaaaaaccaagtaCCCAGAGATCTGGGTTCTAGTTCTCAGTTTATCACTAACTGGTCATGTGACGCCGGTGAGTCACTAAATCATTCAGGACTGGGGTCAGCAAAGTTTTTCTGTAAATAGTAAAATAtgcaggccatatggtctctgtcaaaACTACTCACCTCTGCCATTTTAGCATGAAAGCAAGCACAGATAACATCTAAATGAATGAACATAGCTGTgttccaaaaaaaattttatttacaagaaCAAGTGGTAGGTGGGACTTTGCATCCAGGAAGATGGAGCAAAGATGCGTAGTTAACCCTTAAACAGGACAGACAGAGGTACCTACCTCTGCTAGGTACAAAATCTGCATATAACGTACAGCTAGCCTTCTGCATTTGCAGATTCAACTAAGTGCAGATCATTAGtatcacagtaaaataaatacCCTTACTTACACAAGTAATACAGTAAAACAAAAATCCTTACataagtggacccacacagtttAAACCCTGTGTTGTTCAGGGGTCAATTGCACTTCTTCCTATTCCTCTGAGAACTAAATACTttggaaattatatttaaaacaaacataagACGACTCTGAAAGGTAAAGAGAAGGCAGACCAGCTAAGAACCTCAGGATTCATGGTATGACATGGTAGTGAGTTCCCCAGGTTTTCTTTTGTCTTAGTAAATCCTAGACTTGGAGGCAAAGAAGCTGGCAACATggagataccaaaaaaaaaagaattccaacaAAAGGCTGTTCCCTCTAACAAAATAACCAGGAGAGAGGCAGCCTAACAGGATAATTTGTAGGCAATAACTATTCTACTCTAGCcaaacatttcagaaaatgtATGACCCCAACCTCCACCTACTCCAGAAAAGGGGATCTGGACTTTCACCCCATCAGACAGTAACTAGATGCCCCAACACCTCCAACTGAATGGTGTGTAATAGAAGGCATAGCAGATGTTGAGAGTTAAAGGACCAAGGGGCAGATGATATCCATGTGAAAGCTAACTTACTGGGTTAGGAGATAAGTGGAATAAATAACTTGGTGACAAGAACTTCTATAACTTAAACGATcaggaaaaataaagtgaaagcgGTATCTACAGAATAGCAAGTATATCTAATTGCCACTGTCTCCTTCTCTCTATCCTGACAATAGTTATAAATatcccaaaatattttcattctccaATACTTCCAAAAGTAATATGGATATCTAGTGGGAGCAACTAGTGTAATTAAGCCCACAGTCTTACCAAAAAGTTAGGCTAAGACATAGCTATAACAGGGAAACAAGGTATAGCTTAAAGACagccctaagtcatgtctgaaattGAAGACACAACAGGCCTGAGATAGTTCACAAACAGATCTATTATTAAGTATCAGTTTTATAAGAACTTAAAGAGCTACGAACCAGGTCAGAAAAGAATAAGAGTTAAGATGAGACTAAAGATAATAgtataaagaagagaaatgatgtCGATAGCTTGGCAAAAACaggtcagaaaaataaatgcaaattcatGGACTTTGTAAACCTATTTATAGGAAattagtaatatattttattattttttgtttctaaatcTTTCTTACATATTAGTAAAAAGAGAACTGtactcaaaagtataaaaggcaaaATTCCACATCAATAAATACTTATCTTATAAAATTTACATCTAACTTCGCAAGAttttatgaaaaaagtaaaatattagttgctcagtcatgtccaactctttgcaaccctgtgggctgtagcccgcgaggcttctctgtccaagaggttctccaggcaagaatattggagtgggtagccatttccttctccagaggatcttcctgaccatgggatcgaacccaggtctctcctacattgcaggcagattctttaccatctgagctgcctggAAAGCAGCagactttaaaaactgtattagtcATAAAATCTAGGAATATAAAAAGGATACAGCATCCATAGCTATGAGATGAAATCTTCTATTTTTTGCTTCTTCCctgttaagaaaaattttaaacaaattcaaATGTCtgtatttaattaatataatcaAACAACCAGCAtcttaaacaaaggaaaaaaaaaagtaatttaatttgAAGTATCATACCTATCCAGCAATTCTGCTGCAACTTGTTTATGAACCACCtttccatgtttttctttctgaaatggcTTTTTAAGTAGTAAATCATCTTCAACTGTCCTGGTTtgttaagaagaaaaattattagaAGAGTTCATTCTTTGCCAAGGGtgtttcctgtttctttattattttcctaattGGAACATGTTTTAAAGAATTCAACTCTTATTAAAGATTCATTGATCTTTAATGATACATTTTATGTCTTCAACAGTTTAATTAATAACTTAAATATCTAATACCTATAAAACGGAGAAGATGAGACTAATAAATGCATGTGCTCTGGTGCCATACCATCTAGGGTCCttggttcaaattctggctctgtcatttattatcttaaattatttaaatctttGTGTGCCACAATTTCCTTGTTTGCAAAGTAGAGATAATAAAGCTTTCAATAATTGATAACATGAAAAAAGAAGGGCTGATTATAGATGATATACATTATAGGTGCTCAGCCCCAGTTAGATAAACAGGTATAATCCTAGAGTACACAAGACTATCCAATTAATTTGCTCAAATTCTATTCTAACAATATATTTCtcaatgaaaaattttgaaaatgcaagcatttttattacataaaaatataattgattacATAATTATTTCTATTCTTCTGGTCATCCATGAAGACTGAGTACCAACAAAAGTGTCCAGTCCCAATTAGTTGCTTAATATACTGCTTGAGTGTGAAATAATAAACCAATTTTTGTTAAGTTTGCTTAACATGAATCAGTCAACCACTCCTAAGTTAACAGATAAAATTATTATCCATTAAGCACTGAAAGCTGAACACAATACCCCTAAACACAGCTACTCCACCAAGACATAGCCTCCTTTTAAAGCTCAGGCTTTATCTGCTACCAGTTTTTATccctttcattcaataaaaacttcCTTGCACTCCTTCTTCTGGCCACTTAAGTCTGCTCATTCACAGAATCTTAAGAATCGCACTGCATCACAATCTCATCCTCCACATTAACCTCATTTTGAAGTCAAGTGCTAAAAACGGGACCACCACCAAGTGCCTTCTTAGCTATGACAGTCACAAGTAGAGTCCTTGACAGTTGAATGAAAAATACACGCAATAGAGAAATTTAAAAGCTTtaactgatttcctttgtttccttttccgCAAATCCCTTCacaacataaatattattttatctttcacaCAAGTGTTCTCAAATTTTAGAGTCAATTCATTATagtttaatgaataaaaattcatTCAGTAGAGAGCATTGCTGTCTTCACATGTAAACACAATCcaaaaactttaaatattatttatttatatctcatATCAATCTCGGAGAAGgtgacggcaccccactccagtactcttgcctggaaaatcccatgggcagaggagtctggtaggctgcagtccatggggtcgcgaagagtcagacacaactgagcaacttccctttcactttttactttcatgcattggagaaggaaatggcaacccactccagtgttcttgcctggagaatcccagggatgggggagcctggtgggctgccgtctatggggtcacacagagtcggacacgactgaagtgacttagcagcagtagcatatcaATCTAGAAAGGACTGGCAATATAGATCAATAAAAAATTActtacctttttttccttttgttagaTTCTCCACAGCGTTCGTCATCACTAAAATCAGAGTCATAGCCTCCG belongs to Capricornis sumatraensis isolate serow.1 chromosome 23, serow.2, whole genome shotgun sequence and includes:
- the LOC138070369 gene encoding protein FRA10AC1 — encoded protein: MHGHGGYDSDFSDDERCGESNKRKKRTVEDDLLLKKPFQKEKHGKVVHKQVAAELLDREEAKNRRFHLIAMDAYQRHTKFVNDYILYYGGKKEDFRRLGENDKTDMDVIRENHRFLWNEEDEMDMNWEKRLAKKYYDKLFKEYCIADLSRYKENKFGFRWRVEKEVISGKGQFCCGNKCCDEKEGLKSWEVNFGYTEHGEKRNALVKLRLCQECSFKLNFHHRRKEVKSKKRKDKAKKDSEESTHKKSRLSSIEETSRTKDKAHSSSVKSESSVNRNSDEEESASESELWKGPLPETDEKSQEEEFDEYFQDLFL